From Rhodopseudomonas palustris, a single genomic window includes:
- the paaZ gene encoding phenylacetic acid degradation bifunctional protein PaaZ, producing the protein MTVTLQSLVCDRWVTPESGLVEIASAIDGRAVARASSAGLDFKAMVDHARDVGGPNLRKLSFHQRADMLKALGVYLTERKEQLYALAADTGANRRDNAIDIDGGLVTLAAFASRGRRELPDTPFITEGEVESLSKRGSFVGQHILTPRRGVAVHINAFNFPCWGLLEKLAPALLAGVPVIAKPATATAYVAEALVKLIDESKLLPQGALQLICGGTGDLFDHLSGQDVIAFTGSLETSEKLQAHPNVARHAIRFIAERDSLNAAILGADVTPDAPEFDLFVREIVREMTAKAGQKCTAIRRVLVPRALEAAVIEALKAKLAEVRLGDPRSDDKAMGPLVSRGQREAVRAAIATLQSEAEIVSGDPNACDGDGIDTQAGAYFAPVLLRAREPMQARLVHATEAFGPVATVLAYDDVDQAIELVARGEGSLVASLFTYDDAVAERIILGLAPFHGRLLIVDRNDAAESTGHGTPLPALLHGGPGRAGGGEELGGLRSVHHYLQRTAIQASPRRLAALTGTWSRGAPAPAAEVHPFKLNFNQLEIGQSIETASRPITLDDIEHFAHFTGDTFYAHMDEAAAKANPFFPGRVAHGYLILAFAAGLFVDPAPGPLLANYGLDNLRFLKPVSPDDTIKVKLTVKQKSPARRPEYGEVRWDVEVVNQNGEPVARYDLLTMSARPAA; encoded by the coding sequence ATGACCGTCACCTTGCAAAGCCTCGTCTGCGATCGCTGGGTGACGCCGGAGAGCGGCCTGGTCGAGATCGCAAGCGCGATCGACGGCCGCGCGGTGGCGCGCGCCTCCAGCGCCGGGCTGGATTTCAAGGCGATGGTCGATCATGCCCGCGATGTCGGCGGGCCGAATTTGCGCAAGCTGTCGTTTCATCAGCGCGCCGACATGTTGAAAGCGCTCGGCGTGTACCTGACGGAGCGCAAGGAGCAGCTTTACGCGCTCGCGGCCGACACCGGCGCCAACCGCCGCGACAACGCCATCGATATCGACGGCGGCCTGGTCACGCTGGCGGCGTTCGCCTCGCGCGGTCGCCGCGAATTGCCGGACACGCCGTTCATCACCGAGGGCGAGGTCGAGTCCTTGTCGAAGCGCGGCAGTTTCGTCGGCCAGCACATTCTCACCCCGCGCCGCGGCGTCGCGGTGCACATCAACGCCTTCAACTTCCCGTGTTGGGGCCTCCTGGAAAAGCTGGCGCCGGCACTGCTGGCCGGGGTGCCGGTGATCGCCAAGCCGGCGACCGCGACCGCCTACGTGGCCGAGGCGCTGGTGAAGCTGATCGACGAGTCCAAGCTGCTGCCGCAAGGCGCGCTGCAACTGATCTGCGGCGGCACCGGCGATCTGTTCGATCACCTGAGCGGTCAGGACGTGATCGCTTTCACCGGCTCGCTGGAAACCTCCGAGAAGCTGCAGGCGCATCCGAACGTCGCCCGCCACGCTATCCGCTTCATTGCCGAACGCGACTCGCTGAACGCCGCGATCCTCGGGGCGGACGTGACGCCGGACGCGCCGGAGTTCGATCTGTTCGTCCGTGAGATCGTGCGCGAGATGACCGCCAAGGCCGGGCAGAAATGCACCGCGATCCGCCGCGTGCTGGTGCCACGCGCGCTGGAGGCTGCGGTGATCGAGGCGCTGAAAGCCAAGCTCGCCGAGGTCAGGCTCGGCGATCCGCGCAGCGACGACAAGGCCATGGGCCCCTTGGTCAGTCGCGGCCAGCGCGAGGCGGTGCGCGCCGCGATCGCCACGCTGCAGAGCGAGGCCGAGATCGTGTCCGGCGATCCGAACGCCTGCGACGGTGACGGCATCGATACCCAGGCGGGCGCTTACTTCGCGCCGGTGCTGCTACGCGCGCGCGAGCCGATGCAGGCCAGGCTCGTCCATGCCACCGAAGCCTTCGGACCGGTCGCCACCGTGCTGGCCTATGACGATGTCGATCAGGCGATCGAATTGGTGGCGCGCGGCGAGGGCAGTCTGGTGGCGTCGCTGTTTACTTACGACGACGCGGTCGCCGAGCGGATCATCCTTGGTCTTGCGCCGTTCCACGGCCGGCTGTTGATCGTCGACCGCAACGATGCGGCGGAATCCACCGGCCACGGCACGCCGTTGCCGGCGCTGCTGCACGGCGGCCCCGGCCGCGCCGGTGGCGGCGAGGAGCTCGGCGGCTTGCGCAGCGTGCATCACTACCTACAGCGCACCGCGATCCAGGCGTCGCCGCGCCGGCTCGCGGCGCTCACCGGCACCTGGAGCCGCGGCGCGCCGGCGCCGGCTGCCGAGGTGCATCCGTTCAAGCTCAACTTCAACCAGCTCGAAATCGGCCAGAGCATCGAGACTGCGAGCCGGCCGATCACGCTGGACGACATCGAGCACTTCGCGCACTTCACCGGCGACACCTTCTACGCCCACATGGACGAAGCCGCCGCCAAGGCCAATCCGTTCTTCCCCGGCCGCGTCGCCCACGGCTATCTGATCCTGGCGTTCGCCGCCGGCCTGTTCGTCGATCCGGCGCCGGGCCCGCTGCTCGCCAATTACGGCCTCGACAATCTGCGCTTCCTGAAACCCGTCTCGCCCGACGATACGATCAAGGTGAAGCTGACGGTGAAGCAGAAATCGCCGGCGCGGCGGCCGGAATACGGCGAGGTGCGCTGGGACGTCGAGGTCGTCAATCAGAACGGCGAGCCGGTGGCGCGCTACGATCTCTTGACGATGAGCGCGCGGCCGGCGGCGTAG